One window from the genome of Halostella litorea encodes:
- a CDS encoding DUF7263 family protein, producing MTRGQANMPALLVALLALSTVAGVGLFVADDAVGSATRDAGERRVAVALSERLVSADGPLAVRGNVLDAGAVASLDDAAFESQYPVARDRAVRVTIDGETLVRTGDADGGTTIRRVVLVERRERVTRTPSLGTNREQSVTLPRRTPNATLTLSPPNGTTVDTVRANDRVVLHNASGITGTATVDLSRFETATLTVESSARLPAGSVSVTYYPSRTRKAVLGVTVDG from the coding sequence ATGACCCGGGGCCAGGCGAACATGCCGGCGCTCCTGGTGGCGCTGCTCGCGCTCTCGACGGTCGCCGGCGTCGGGCTGTTCGTCGCGGACGACGCGGTCGGGAGCGCCACGCGGGACGCCGGCGAGCGCCGCGTCGCCGTCGCCCTCTCCGAGCGCCTCGTGAGCGCCGACGGGCCGCTGGCCGTCCGCGGGAACGTGCTCGACGCCGGCGCCGTGGCGTCGCTCGACGACGCCGCGTTCGAGTCGCAGTACCCCGTCGCCCGCGACCGCGCGGTGCGCGTGACCATCGACGGCGAGACGCTCGTCCGCACCGGCGACGCAGACGGGGGCACGACGATCCGGCGGGTCGTGCTCGTCGAGCGCCGCGAGCGCGTGACCCGCACCCCGTCGCTCGGGACGAACCGCGAGCAGTCGGTGACGCTCCCGCGGCGGACGCCGAACGCGACGCTGACGCTGTCGCCGCCGAACGGTACGACGGTGGACACGGTCCGGGCGAACGACCGGGTCGTGTTGCACAACGCGTCCGGGATCACGGGCACTGCGACCGTCGACCTGTCGCGGTTCGAGACGGCGACGCTCACCGTCGAGTCGAGTGCCCGGCTCCCCGCGGGGAGCGTATCGGTGACCTACTACCCGTCGCGGACGCGGAAGGCCGTCCTGGGGGTGACCGTCGATGGATAG
- a CDS encoding type II secretion system F family protein — protein MTGAEAAGRSNASSRRLGRPMAALDRLLYALFSRHADGARHDADRKQYRGTDLQVSFGVYVARVYALSWVAFAALAAAAFAVGMTVPAERVAAVAAFVHDGLPVVNRVAVGGVPRVVLAAGGAALAGALGKRATVALGSRYLGWLARSRRANVRRTLPGAVRYLHALSTGSDSPRTMLRKVADNRSAYGDTAVACRKALNKAALTGSLDEGLRIVARDTPSRDTLAPFLLKFREHADQGADELASYLRLESRMLSHRQQRAREQAEGFLELLAELFIVLLVLPALLVIVLTVMSVLSPELSAPVATPVGTATVRGLLVYGSAAFVLVVGATAAWLVGALRPPGQSLPRYRRPEGALATLRSVTTNPASATLAATPLAVAVAGLLLALAYDPVDVAVLGYATFAVPVGLVAARRARIDDAKDREIKDFVHAVSSHVSLGRPLSEAVAVVARDVDLGALDDDVADLAFNANLTTYDGDLRTAALDRFVDRVGTPLAEQTMGLVTGALEAGSDAEDVFDTLQTEVGRLYHEKKALRNAMLVYVAVGWTTALLIVGIVVAVDGYVIDGFAQLSAVGDVSTFDPNAIDPARERRRFYVVTQATMLASGWFAGMASRGRYDALLHSGLLVLVAYFVFAGVGMT, from the coding sequence ATGACCGGCGCGGAGGCCGCCGGCCGGTCGAACGCGTCGTCCCGTCGGCTCGGCCGGCCGATGGCCGCGCTCGACCGGCTGCTGTACGCGCTGTTCTCCAGACACGCGGACGGGGCGCGCCACGACGCCGACCGCAAGCAGTACCGGGGAACGGACCTGCAGGTGAGCTTCGGCGTGTACGTCGCCCGTGTGTACGCGCTCTCGTGGGTCGCCTTCGCCGCGCTCGCCGCCGCCGCGTTCGCCGTCGGGATGACGGTGCCGGCGGAGCGCGTGGCGGCGGTCGCCGCGTTCGTCCACGACGGCCTGCCCGTGGTGAACCGGGTCGCGGTCGGCGGCGTCCCCCGGGTCGTCCTCGCGGCCGGCGGCGCGGCGCTCGCCGGCGCGCTCGGGAAGCGGGCGACGGTCGCGCTCGGCAGCCGGTATCTGGGCTGGCTGGCGCGCTCCCGGCGTGCGAACGTCCGACGGACGCTCCCCGGCGCGGTCCGCTACCTCCACGCGCTCTCGACGGGGAGCGACAGCCCGCGGACGATGCTGCGCAAGGTCGCCGACAACCGGAGCGCGTACGGCGACACCGCCGTCGCGTGCCGGAAGGCGCTGAACAAGGCGGCGCTGACGGGGAGCCTGGACGAGGGCCTCCGGATCGTCGCCCGCGACACGCCCTCGCGGGACACCCTGGCCCCGTTCCTGCTGAAGTTCCGCGAACACGCCGACCAGGGCGCGGACGAGCTGGCCTCCTACCTGCGGCTTGAGAGCCGGATGCTCTCCCACCGCCAGCAGCGCGCCCGCGAGCAGGCCGAGGGTTTTCTCGAACTGCTCGCGGAGCTGTTCATCGTCCTGCTGGTCCTCCCGGCGCTGCTCGTCATCGTCCTGACGGTGATGAGCGTGCTCTCGCCCGAACTGAGCGCGCCCGTGGCGACGCCGGTCGGGACGGCGACGGTCCGCGGCCTGCTCGTGTACGGCAGCGCGGCGTTCGTCCTCGTCGTCGGCGCGACCGCCGCCTGGCTGGTCGGCGCGCTCAGGCCGCCGGGGCAGTCGCTGCCCCGCTACCGCCGCCCCGAGGGCGCGCTGGCGACGCTCCGCTCGGTCACGACGAACCCGGCGAGCGCGACGCTCGCGGCGACTCCGCTGGCCGTCGCGGTCGCGGGACTCCTCCTCGCACTGGCGTACGACCCGGTCGACGTCGCGGTGCTCGGCTACGCGACGTTCGCCGTCCCCGTCGGGCTGGTCGCGGCGCGGCGGGCGCGGATCGACGACGCGAAGGACCGCGAGATAAAGGACTTCGTCCACGCGGTGTCCAGCCACGTCAGTTTGGGCCGGCCGCTCTCGGAAGCGGTCGCCGTCGTCGCGCGGGACGTCGACCTCGGGGCCCTGGACGACGACGTGGCGGACCTGGCGTTCAACGCCAACCTCACGACGTACGACGGCGACCTCCGGACCGCGGCGCTCGACCGGTTCGTCGACCGCGTCGGCACGCCGCTGGCCGAGCAGACGATGGGACTGGTCACCGGCGCGCTCGAGGCCGGCAGCGACGCCGAGGACGTGTTCGACACGCTCCAGACCGAGGTGGGGCGGCTCTACCACGAGAAGAAGGCGCTGCGGAACGCGATGCTCGTCTACGTCGCGGTCGGGTGGACGACCGCCCTGCTCATCGTCGGCATCGTCGTCGCCGTCGACGGCTACGTCATCGACGGCTTCGCCCAGCTATCGGCCGTCGGGGACGTCTCGACGTTCGACCCGAACGCGATAGACCCCGCCCGGGAGCGCCGACGCTTCTACGTCGTCACGCAGGCGACGATGCTCGCGAGCGGCTGGTTCGCCGGCATGGCGAGCCGCGGCCGGTACGACGCGCTGCTGCACTCCGGCCTGCTCGTGCTGGTCGCGTACTTCGTGTTCGCGGGGGTGGGGATGACGTGA
- a CDS encoding DUF7289 family protein → MIRGRDAPNGAAGRGQSNVVGVAVLLGITVIALGALTASIGAVVQSNAATADADRVADGFEEAIRPVETTGHRRGRVAVSGGTFSTADRDLRVLNGSGVAATVAVDALVYESGDRTVRTLSGAVVRGDGGGSRMYRPPPITASRRAGGVLVVGAARLNADDYSVGGNAGTDLVLRTNVSHDRRALGNGTYRVAVETRTPAAWRSHFERLNATVVAADRDFDGDGVGSVVARFPGDRTAYLVVHDVRLEVGHG, encoded by the coding sequence GTGATTCGCGGCCGTGACGCACCGAACGGGGCGGCCGGCCGCGGCCAGTCGAACGTCGTCGGCGTCGCCGTCCTCCTCGGGATCACGGTGATCGCGCTCGGCGCGCTGACGGCGAGCATCGGCGCGGTCGTTCAGAGCAACGCGGCGACGGCGGACGCCGACCGCGTCGCCGACGGCTTCGAGGAGGCGATCCGCCCGGTCGAGACGACCGGCCACCGGCGCGGCCGGGTCGCCGTCTCCGGCGGCACGTTCTCGACCGCTGACCGCGACCTGCGGGTGCTGAACGGCTCCGGCGTCGCCGCGACGGTGGCCGTGGACGCGCTGGTGTACGAGTCCGGCGACCGGACGGTGCGGACGCTCTCGGGGGCCGTCGTCCGCGGCGACGGCGGCGGCTCCCGGATGTACCGGCCGCCGCCGATCACCGCCAGCCGGCGGGCCGGCGGCGTCCTCGTCGTCGGCGCGGCGCGGTTGAACGCCGACGACTACTCGGTCGGGGGCAACGCCGGCACCGACCTCGTCCTCCGGACGAACGTCAGCCACGACCGGCGGGCGCTCGGGAACGGGACGTACCGCGTCGCCGTCGAGACGCGGACGCCGGCGGCGTGGCGCTCGCACTTCGAGCGGCTGAACGCCACCGTCGTCGCCGCAGATCGCGACTTCGACGGCGACGGCGTCGGGAGCGTCGTCGCGCGGTTCCCCGGCGACCGGACGGCGTACCTCGTGGTCCACGACGTGCGCCTGGAGGTGGGCCATGGCTGA
- a CDS encoding DUF7262 family protein — protein sequence MDSRAQLSLPAVEVGVGVVLVVGVMTTFALGVPDADTREPQLDAYAEDAATVLSDESPRHAGATRLAEVVRTPGSFERERDALERRVDRILPDNLLFRVETPRGAVGYERPPGVAVGSATVTTANGDVTVRVWYA from the coding sequence ATGGATAGCCGGGCACAGCTGTCGCTCCCGGCGGTTGAGGTCGGGGTCGGCGTCGTGCTGGTCGTGGGCGTCATGACGACGTTCGCGCTGGGCGTGCCGGACGCCGACACCCGGGAGCCACAACTGGACGCGTACGCCGAGGACGCCGCGACGGTGCTGTCGGACGAGTCGCCTCGCCACGCCGGCGCGACGCGGCTGGCCGAGGTGGTCCGGACGCCCGGGAGCTTCGAGCGCGAGCGGGACGCGCTCGAACGGCGGGTCGACCGCATCCTCCCGGACAACCTGCTGTTCCGCGTCGAGACGCCCCGGGGGGCGGTCGGCTACGAGCGGCCGCCCGGCGTCGCGGTGGGCTCGGCGACGGTGACGACCGCGAACGGCGACGTGACGGTACGGGTGTGGTACGCGTGA
- a CDS encoding CARDB domain-containing protein — protein sequence MGDDSHAEGRLVSLALAATAVGVALAALPAAGAAGVPGAASASDVQTPPDADVYAVTQGGNCVEVTPFGDDARSVSDFYEYGLHTGLYSSQGTRELQSYDESQLLLYDGSEGGSVVFIHGAAGSETGGSVATVRMSGLPSGGEWAVRDDNYTNRMDNFTHEGSTARADWWWERNRTDGGAFRGLERGAYGEITIEPAFNRDAPYATLDTSATIDDWLLRSADGRTVRLAMDRPVTIRPGRCDDASVQVARNDTERYDATVRNAPAADETTFDPSIASDRGAALDGVSVGHGDADWFRFGLNRTNATAAADAPLPADPLLTVAPEGPTADNAGDVAYAFSVARDRFEEVDRSVGDVALFQYRDGEWRRLDHRTERDGDAVRFRTADANESGPVAVGLLRPSIRVTNLSLSPTEVDPHEDVSVTATVANDGEGNGTREVRLSMFGQTVDRQQVRVPPGETRTVTFSRAVESPGTYDVAVGDAEQELVVEGDGGGDGTFAADGAVPPTLLVGAVLSLLVAAVVGLRAG from the coding sequence ATGGGCGACGACAGTCACGCGGAGGGACGGCTCGTATCGCTCGCGCTCGCGGCCACCGCCGTCGGCGTCGCGCTCGCGGCGCTGCCCGCGGCCGGCGCTGCCGGGGTGCCCGGCGCGGCGAGCGCAAGCGACGTACAGACCCCGCCGGACGCCGATGTCTACGCCGTCACGCAGGGCGGCAACTGCGTCGAGGTGACGCCGTTCGGCGACGACGCCCGGTCCGTGTCCGACTTCTACGAGTACGGCCTCCACACCGGGCTGTACAGTTCACAGGGGACCCGGGAGCTCCAGTCGTACGACGAGAGCCAACTGTTGCTCTACGACGGGAGCGAGGGTGGGAGCGTCGTCTTCATCCACGGCGCGGCCGGCAGCGAGACCGGCGGCAGCGTGGCGACGGTGCGCATGTCCGGCCTTCCGTCCGGCGGCGAGTGGGCCGTCAGGGACGACAACTACACGAACCGGATGGACAATTTCACGCACGAGGGCTCGACCGCCCGGGCCGACTGGTGGTGGGAGCGCAACCGCACCGACGGCGGCGCGTTCCGCGGCCTCGAACGCGGCGCCTACGGGGAGATAACCATCGAGCCGGCGTTCAACCGCGACGCGCCCTACGCCACGCTCGACACGAGTGCGACGATAGACGACTGGCTGCTCCGGAGCGCCGACGGCCGGACGGTCCGGCTCGCGATGGACCGCCCGGTGACGATCCGCCCCGGGCGGTGTGACGACGCGTCAGTTCAGGTCGCGCGAAACGACACGGAGCGCTACGACGCGACCGTGCGCAACGCCCCCGCGGCCGACGAGACGACGTTCGACCCCTCCATCGCGTCGGACCGCGGTGCGGCTCTCGACGGCGTCAGCGTCGGGCACGGCGACGCCGACTGGTTCCGGTTCGGGCTGAACCGCACGAACGCGACCGCGGCCGCCGACGCGCCGCTGCCCGCGGACCCGCTGTTGACGGTCGCTCCGGAGGGTCCGACGGCGGACAACGCCGGCGACGTCGCGTACGCCTTCTCGGTCGCGCGCGACCGGTTCGAGGAAGTCGACCGGAGCGTCGGCGACGTCGCGCTGTTCCAGTACCGCGACGGCGAGTGGCGGCGCCTGGACCACCGGACGGAGCGCGACGGCGACGCGGTGCGGTTCCGGACGGCGGACGCGAACGAGAGTGGACCGGTCGCGGTCGGGCTGTTACGGCCGTCGATCCGGGTGACGAACCTCTCGCTGTCGCCGACCGAGGTCGATCCGCACGAGGACGTGTCGGTAACGGCCACGGTGGCAAACGACGGCGAGGGCAACGGGACCCGCGAGGTGCGCCTCTCGATGTTCGGGCAGACGGTCGACCGGCAACAGGTCCGGGTCCCGCCGGGGGAGACGCGCACGGTGACGTTCTCCCGGGCCGTCGAGTCGCCAGGGACGTACGACGTCGCCGTCGGCGACGCCGAGCAGGAACTCGTCGTGGAGGGGGACGGGGGCGGCGACGGCACGTTCGCCGCCGACGGGGCGGTCCCGCCGACGCTGCTGGTCGGCGCGGTCCTCTCGCTGCTAGTCGCCGCCGTCGTCGGCCTCCGCGCCGGGTGA
- a CDS encoding PAS domain S-box protein: MTGEHRERVYDAFADRSVTVETAIRRALEAGREKLGVGVGFLTRVEDGVQTIERSVGSHDGIAPGERCPLDEAYCRRTVETEGLTSVQDAGASDLVKDVAYDRFGFGCYIGGKVVVDDAVYGTVCFADGAERDRPFSEAEELFVELVARLTGAAIERRRRDRRRDERLARIERERRQFEGIADASPDVIYRVDADGRFTYVSAAVERMLGYSPDEPVGEPLRALVAERDRERAADLLENAAERHPVRNAQFELLAADGERVPVEVNSSLVSADDEFAIQGIARDVTEREERIRDLRLKNSAVDAARVGVTIVDVTADGDPVVYANEAFRELTGYDTDEIVGRNCRILQGPGTAEEPVRRLQEAVEAREPAVVELLNYRDGGTPFWNRVSITPVTDGNGAVTHFVGFQRDVTATRRTTRLIEVLNRVLRHNLRNGMNAVQGYVDLIESGGDVAAHAARIRESTEDLVRLSERARVLESYATADASPERIDTASLLTRVADEYRDADGARLTVDAADAADVCAGIELERAVRELVDNAVRHDPDPPTEVTLRADADGEWVELAVVDDGAGIPAEEAAVIESGRETPLEHGTGLGLWLVNWIATRYGGSFQIDPTPSGTVAVLRLPAIRPDESVANAAKPPTTLFR; encoded by the coding sequence ATGACCGGCGAGCATCGCGAGCGCGTGTACGACGCGTTCGCGGACCGGAGCGTCACGGTGGAGACGGCGATACGCCGGGCGCTGGAGGCCGGTCGGGAGAAACTCGGCGTCGGAGTCGGGTTTCTCACGCGGGTGGAGGACGGCGTCCAGACGATCGAGCGATCGGTCGGCTCGCACGACGGCATCGCCCCCGGCGAGCGGTGTCCGCTCGACGAGGCGTACTGCCGCCGGACCGTCGAGACGGAGGGGCTGACGAGCGTTCAGGACGCCGGGGCCTCCGACCTCGTGAAGGACGTCGCCTACGACCGGTTCGGCTTCGGCTGTTACATCGGCGGGAAAGTCGTCGTCGACGACGCGGTGTACGGGACGGTGTGTTTCGCGGACGGGGCCGAGCGCGACCGGCCGTTCTCCGAGGCCGAGGAGCTGTTCGTCGAACTCGTCGCGCGGCTCACCGGTGCGGCGATAGAGCGACGCCGGCGGGACCGGCGGCGGGACGAACGGCTCGCACGCATCGAGCGGGAGCGGCGGCAGTTCGAGGGGATCGCCGACGCGAGCCCCGACGTGATCTACCGGGTCGACGCCGACGGTCGGTTCACGTACGTCTCCGCGGCCGTCGAGCGGATGCTCGGGTACTCGCCGGACGAACCCGTCGGTGAGCCGCTGCGGGCGCTCGTCGCGGAGCGGGACCGCGAGCGGGCGGCCGACCTGCTGGAGAACGCGGCCGAGCGCCACCCGGTGCGGAACGCGCAGTTCGAACTGCTGGCCGCCGACGGCGAGCGGGTGCCCGTCGAGGTGAACTCGTCGCTCGTCTCGGCCGACGACGAGTTCGCGATTCAGGGGATCGCCCGCGACGTGACCGAACGGGAGGAGCGGATCCGGGACCTCCGCCTCAAAAACAGCGCGGTCGACGCCGCCCGCGTCGGCGTCACCATCGTCGACGTGACCGCCGACGGCGACCCGGTGGTGTACGCGAACGAGGCGTTCCGGGAGCTGACCGGGTACGACACCGACGAGATCGTCGGGCGGAACTGCCGGATCCTGCAGGGGCCGGGGACCGCCGAGGAGCCGGTCCGGCGCCTCCAGGAGGCGGTCGAGGCCCGGGAGCCCGCGGTCGTCGAACTGTTGAACTACCGCGACGGCGGGACGCCGTTCTGGAATCGGGTGTCGATCACGCCCGTCACCGACGGCAACGGAGCCGTCACCCACTTCGTCGGGTTCCAGCGGGACGTCACCGCAACGCGGCGGACGACGCGGCTCATCGAGGTGTTGAACCGCGTGCTCCGGCACAACCTCCGCAACGGGATGAACGCGGTCCAGGGGTACGTCGACCTCATCGAGTCCGGGGGCGACGTCGCCGCCCACGCCGCCCGGATCCGGGAGTCGACCGAGGACCTGGTGCGCCTCAGCGAGCGCGCCCGCGTCCTGGAGTCGTACGCGACCGCGGACGCCAGCCCGGAGCGGATCGACACGGCGTCGCTGCTGACGCGGGTCGCAGACGAGTACCGCGACGCCGACGGCGCGCGCCTGACCGTCGACGCCGCCGACGCCGCCGACGTCTGTGCCGGGATCGAACTGGAGCGCGCCGTTCGGGAGCTCGTCGACAACGCGGTCCGGCACGACCCCGACCCGCCGACCGAGGTGACGCTGCGTGCAGACGCCGACGGCGAGTGGGTCGAACTCGCGGTGGTCGACGACGGCGCCGGCATCCCGGCCGAGGAGGCGGCCGTCATCGAGAGCGGGCGCGAGACGCCGCTGGAACACGGGACCGGGCTGGGCCTGTGGCTGGTCAACTGGATCGCGACGCGGTACGGCGGCTCGTTCCAGATCGACCCGACGCCGTCCGGGACCGTCGCGGTCCTCCGGCTGCCGGCGATCCGCCCCGACGAATCGGTGGCCAACGCCGCGAAGCCGCCGACGACCCTGTTCCGGTAG
- a CDS encoding DUF7261 family protein, with product MVRVIRDDGDRGQLVLVAAGVLALALVPIAFAYLQLGYHADVRAGAGYDDPARNAERLLERGTYEASAPVRGEYEWWQREDAVAEVRAGLAPRLETLRSARVDRGTAYEVAYNHSAAAAWAARRCPSGPDRRFGDCEAIDGVVVQDRAGETAVLAAAFDVRVTSDDGRSRATLVVRAGGRSAADAGTRSPSPRVARSN from the coding sequence GTGGTACGCGTGATCCGCGACGACGGCGACCGCGGCCAGCTCGTCCTCGTCGCGGCCGGCGTGCTGGCGCTCGCGCTGGTGCCGATCGCCTTCGCGTACCTCCAACTGGGCTACCACGCCGACGTCCGGGCGGGCGCGGGCTACGACGACCCGGCGCGCAACGCCGAGCGCCTGCTCGAACGCGGGACCTACGAGGCGAGCGCGCCCGTCCGGGGGGAGTACGAGTGGTGGCAGCGCGAGGACGCCGTCGCCGAGGTGCGGGCGGGCCTCGCCCCGCGGCTGGAGACGCTCCGTTCGGCCCGCGTCGACCGCGGGACGGCCTACGAGGTGGCGTACAACCACAGCGCCGCGGCGGCGTGGGCCGCCCGGCGCTGTCCGTCGGGACCGGACAGGCGGTTCGGCGACTGCGAGGCGATAGACGGCGTCGTCGTCCAGGACCGCGCGGGCGAGACGGCGGTGCTGGCGGCGGCGTTCGACGTGCGCGTGACGAGCGACGACGGGCGGTCGCGGGCGACGCTGGTCGTGCGAGCGGGAGGGCGGTCGGCCGCCGACGCCGGAACCCGGTCGCCGTCGCCGCGCGTCGCCCGGTCGAACTGA
- a CDS encoding DUF7266 family protein yields the protein MADRPPGTNGRRGRAADRGVTPVVGKALEVAVVVLYVSLLTASLYGNAVPEYRNAAGAELGDRALATAAHGVQRAVPSSPAVDSARVRIDLPDRIRGDRYRVRADGEALVLDHPDPAVGGRSRLALPASVDSVNGTWASDGETAVVVERVDGGFAVRLEGDA from the coding sequence ATGGCTGACCGCCCCCCGGGGACGAACGGCCGCCGCGGGCGGGCGGCCGACCGCGGCGTGACCCCCGTCGTCGGGAAGGCGCTGGAGGTCGCGGTCGTCGTCCTCTACGTCTCGCTGCTGACCGCGTCGCTGTACGGCAACGCGGTGCCGGAGTACCGGAACGCGGCGGGGGCCGAACTCGGGGACCGGGCGCTGGCGACGGCGGCCCACGGCGTCCAGCGGGCGGTGCCGTCGAGCCCGGCCGTCGACTCGGCGCGCGTCCGTATCGACCTCCCGGACCGGATCCGCGGCGACCGGTACCGGGTCCGGGCCGACGGCGAGGCGCTCGTCCTCGACCACCCCGATCCTGCGGTCGGCGGGCGGTCGCGGCTCGCGCTCCCCGCCTCGGTCGACTCGGTGAACGGGACGTGGGCGAGCGACGGCGAAACCGCCGTCGTCGTCGAGCGGGTCGACGGCGGCTTCGCGGTCCGACTGGAGGGCGACGCATGA
- a CDS encoding type II/IV secretion system ATPase subunit, which produces MTDSPTLELATEAERSRDDPAGAVPPPLPPDDPEAWYAPDVRSQYEIHPDVVATVRETDDAFAYDVREPRLSAADRDAVERVVEHFERATLRRPLTREGTAERMREGFAPKYRRAIDRLTDGSAAARRRVGYVALRDVRCLGDLTPLALDDAIEVADTAGDRLAVHTADYAPAETELPADPEHIERFVSERADTYTVSFRGFEVPVVLYREHLLGTDAFTTKYAVIEPDLLPGDERLVEECKERVWEANVDEVIDGPSADGGDAREAFIRDRASRYLSRQLTARNTRAWLDAATHRAKAALAEYGVGVPPVDGRYAEDRLSDLVYYVLRDFVGHGKLTVPIRDPNLEDIEANRVGERVKVVPRDGVDGGSRVPTNLAFEDEREFVNVVTQIAAADGTELNASNPSAKVNLRPPGVDDDVTIRCAVALPVISEDGPHVSIRKQAPDAMTPVDLVEGNSLPTELVALLWMLYEHHCVVLFSGPTGVGKTTLMNAHMPFIPFEDRPISIDEGSREVRLPHETGVSLTTRDHENEFKQVSMADLMTECNYLNPDVEVIAEINTPASFETFAETLNTGHGVIGTTHAEDVEKLVNRVVEQGLPPYLLTEIDLVVFPKHVDGERYAGRVVEFLGGEAFDDLGDGSDRGTVEKGDTTVCWNTVASRGSDGGFTFDYAHPDMPGTDAAERHNGLRVFHRLADRTDRSVEAVEAEFHRKHGYVQYLVREGVRDFDALFDFLADLETNEAATVERAASDRGPVGGEG; this is translated from the coding sequence ATGACCGATTCACCCACGCTCGAACTGGCGACGGAGGCCGAACGGTCGCGCGACGACCCCGCCGGCGCCGTCCCGCCGCCGCTGCCGCCGGACGACCCGGAAGCGTGGTACGCCCCCGACGTGCGGTCGCAGTACGAGATCCACCCGGACGTGGTGGCGACGGTCCGGGAGACCGACGACGCCTTCGCCTACGACGTGCGCGAGCCCCGGCTCTCCGCGGCCGACCGGGACGCCGTCGAGCGCGTCGTCGAGCACTTCGAGCGGGCCACGCTCCGCCGACCGCTCACGCGGGAGGGCACCGCCGAGCGCATGCGGGAGGGGTTCGCGCCGAAGTACCGCCGCGCCATCGACCGGTTGACCGACGGGTCCGCGGCCGCCCGCCGCCGCGTTGGCTACGTCGCGCTCCGGGACGTGCGCTGTCTCGGTGACCTGACGCCGCTGGCGCTGGACGACGCCATCGAGGTGGCCGACACCGCCGGCGACCGCCTGGCGGTCCACACGGCCGACTACGCGCCCGCCGAGACCGAACTGCCGGCCGACCCCGAACACATCGAGCGGTTCGTCAGCGAGCGCGCCGACACGTACACCGTGTCGTTCCGAGGCTTCGAGGTGCCGGTCGTGCTGTACCGCGAGCACCTGCTCGGGACCGACGCGTTCACGACGAAGTACGCGGTGATAGAGCCGGACCTCCTGCCGGGCGACGAGCGCCTCGTCGAGGAGTGCAAGGAGCGCGTCTGGGAGGCGAACGTCGACGAGGTGATCGACGGCCCCTCCGCCGACGGCGGCGACGCCCGCGAGGCGTTCATCCGGGACCGCGCGTCCCGCTACCTCTCCCGCCAGCTCACGGCCCGGAACACCCGGGCGTGGCTCGACGCGGCGACCCACCGCGCGAAGGCCGCGCTCGCCGAGTACGGCGTCGGCGTCCCGCCGGTCGACGGCCGCTACGCCGAGGACCGGCTCTCCGACCTGGTGTACTACGTCCTCCGGGACTTCGTCGGCCACGGGAAGCTCACCGTCCCCATCCGGGACCCGAACCTGGAGGACATCGAGGCCAACCGCGTCGGCGAGCGCGTGAAGGTCGTCCCCCGGGACGGCGTCGACGGCGGGAGCCGGGTCCCGACCAACCTCGCCTTCGAGGACGAGCGCGAGTTCGTCAACGTCGTCACGCAGATCGCGGCCGCCGACGGCACCGAACTGAACGCCAGCAACCCCAGCGCGAAGGTGAACCTCCGGCCGCCGGGCGTCGACGACGACGTGACGATCCGCTGTGCGGTCGCGCTCCCCGTCATCAGCGAGGACGGCCCCCACGTCTCGATCCGCAAGCAAGCGCCCGATGCGATGACCCCGGTCGACCTCGTGGAGGGGAACAGCCTCCCGACCGAACTGGTGGCGCTGCTGTGGATGCTGTACGAGCACCACTGCGTCGTGCTGTTCTCCGGCCCGACCGGCGTCGGCAAGACGACGCTGATGAATGCACACATGCCCTTCATCCCCTTCGAGGACCGCCCGATCAGCATCGACGAGGGCTCCCGGGAGGTCCGCCTGCCCCACGAGACCGGCGTCTCGCTGACGACCCGCGACCACGAGAACGAGTTCAAGCAGGTGTCGATGGCCGACCTGATGACCGAATGCAACTACCTCAACCCCGACGTCGAGGTGATCGCCGAGATCAACACGCCGGCGAGCTTCGAGACGTTCGCGGAGACGCTGAACACCGGCCACGGGGTCATCGGGACGACCCACGCCGAGGACGTCGAGAAGCTCGTCAACCGCGTCGTCGAGCAGGGGCTCCCGCCGTACCTGCTCACCGAGATCGACCTCGTCGTGTTCCCGAAACACGTCGACGGCGAGCGCTACGCTGGCCGCGTCGTGGAGTTCCTCGGCGGCGAGGCGTTCGACGACCTCGGCGACGGCTCCGACCGCGGCACCGTCGAGAAGGGCGACACGACGGTCTGCTGGAACACGGTCGCCAGCCGCGGGAGCGACGGCGGGTTCACGTTCGACTACGCCCACCCAGACATGCCCGGGACCGACGCCGCGGAGCGGCACAACGGCCTCCGCGTGTTCCACCGGCTCGCCGACCGCACGGACCGGTCGGTCGAGGCCGTCGAGGCGGAGTTCCACCGCAAGCACGGCTACGTCCAGTACCTCGTCAGGGAGGGCGTCCGCGACTTCGACGCGCTGTTTGACTTCCTCGCTGACCTGGAGACAAACGAGGCGGCGACGGTCGAGCGGGCGGCGAGCGACCGCGGCCCCGTCGGTGGTGAGGGATGA